The following proteins come from a genomic window of Theileria equi strain WA chromosome 2 map unlocalized gcontig_1105316255037, whole genome shotgun sequence:
- a CDS encoding conserved hypothetical protein (encoded by transcript BEWA_038280A) — protein sequence MESQDSLVDRNRKKFYETKKNVENRLQEHLSRSRNLLSQLYFGSDAYKQGFTAHGKANSSGQFSPQDYIPKPTASDEEDSTNVPSSYDEKRLFVENNLPSDGIHKTQATWLLQSSNVACNLPSSKVDDVKIPEILLTDPRDLLLGKYESVFKMDSNSDTLTQLLNSDGKLNKDDKRSLTSDNKNSNYIYGKSSFDIISTLDFAKVVRSRDTNEQALDQMLNEACKELESLACNVLDDPKSFNISDVDVKPENWMGESETTAGLDETLTKKFEENFERDFSKENNLLTQALFHISEQDKVREAEMAPKARIVREETEEEKEKEPEIEMQENKQLNWKNVSHGLETDLLGSFTIIKEGKLGRKMYRLSDFNRNYHGSTGLNTVSVETQTEIKGQTPAESSEKPIRPNVRVKYISTDAWQPSYLPEEKSIVKQEDLYAQQIIHNRHPNIGDGYAVTKVLKYRRERQDQEFANGEKLRISHARRDSIKKELMEKEKEEMKEWRLQKKQIYERMHLNRKSGMHGFMLCRGGKHRSSIVHSTNLIAKEEEFYESPSNKQGGNCYGYDDTDLLPEKNLIKYPKTPFKLPAEKDIPHSKKTLFNTISNFDQWWRTNTIKPNLTVNQLSL from the exons ATGGAGAGTCAGGATTCGCTAGTTGATAGGAATAGGAAGAAGTTTTAC GAAACCAaaaaaaatgttgaaaataGACTGCAGGAACATCTGTCCAGATCAAGAAATTTACTATCGCAGCTGTATTTTGGCTCAGATGCGTATAAACAAGGTTTTACTGCACATGGTAAAGCGAACTCCAGCGGTCAATTTTCTCCACAAGATTATATTCCCAAGCCCACAGCAtcagatgaagaagattctacaaacGTACCATCCAGTTACGATGAGAAACGGCTGTTTGTAGAGAACAACCTGCCCAGTGATGGTATACACAAGACACAGGCAACATGGTTGTTACAATCATCTAACGTAGCATGCAACTTGCCTAGTTCCAAGGTGGATGATGTAAAGATTCCAGAGATACTGTTAACAGATCCACGTGACTTATTACTGGGAAAATATGAATCTGTGTTTAAGATGGATAGTAACAGTGACACACTCACACAGCTATTAAATAGTGATGGTAAACTGaacaaggatgataaaagaTCACTAACATCAGATAATAAAAACAGTAATTATATCTATGGCAAATCATCCTTTGATATAATTTCAACTCTTGATTTTGCAAAAGTCGTTAGGAGCAGGGATACCAATGAGCAGGCGTTGGATCAGATGCTTAATGAGGCATGTAAGGAATTAGAATCACTGGCTTGCAACGTACTAGATGACCCCAAGAGCTTTAATATTTCTGATGTGGATGTGAAACCTGAAAATTGGATGGGTGAAAGTGAAACTACAGCTGGACTTGATGAAACCTTGACCAAAAAGTTTGaagaaaattttgaaagagATTTTTCAAAAGAAAACAATTTATTGACTCAGGCACTATTTCACATTAGTGAACAGg aCAAGGTCAGAGAAGCCGAAATGGCCCCCAAGGCAAGAATCGTGCGTGAGGAAactgaggaagaaaaggaaaaggaaccAGAAATTGAAATGCAAGAAAACAAACAACTGAATTGGAAAAACGTATCGCATGGACTAGAAACTGACCTACTTGGCAGTTTTACCATTATAAAGGAGGGTAAACTTGGAAGGAAAATGTATAGACTCTCTGATTTTAATCGCAATTATCATGGTTCAACTGGATTAAATACAGTATCTGTGGAGACTCAAACGGAAATCAAAGGTCAAACTCCCGCCGAGTCTTCAGAGAAACCTATCCGTCCAAATGTCAGAGTAAAATACATCTCTACCGACGCTTGGCAACCTTCATATTTACCAGAGGAAAAAAGTATAGTAAAACAAGAGGATTTGTATGCCCAACAGATTATACACAATAGGCACCCAAATATTGGAGATGGATATGCTGTAACTAAAGTACTAAAATATCGCAGAGAACGTCAAGATCAAGAATTTGCAAATGGAGAGAAATTACGCATTAGTCACGCTAGAAGAGACTCTATCAAGAAGGAACtaatggaaaaggaaaaagaagaaatgaaAGAGTGGAGGTTGCAAAAGAAACAGATTTACGAGAGAATGCATCTAAATAGAAAGTCTGGAATGCACGGTTTTATGCTATGTAGAGGTGGAAAACACCGATCCAGCATTGTTCACTCTACAAATTTAATCgcaaaagaggaagaatttTATGAGTCTCCAAGTAATAAACAAGGGGGAAATTGCTACGGATATGATGATACAGATTTGTTACCTGAGAaaaatttgataaaatatccaaaaacTCCATTTAAACTGCCGGCGGAAAAGGATATACCTCATTCCAAAAAGACACTGTTTAATACCATATCTAATTTTGATCAGTGGTGGAGAACAAATACAATCAAACCAAATCTTACGGTCAATCAATTATCACTGTaa
- a CDS encoding DNA mismatch repair protein MLH1, putative (encoded by transcript BEWA_038290A) → MEEDVIRPLPAEIAHKIAAGEIIIRPSAAIKELIENSIDAGSTLIQLNIAPNPMDSCEVIDNGCGISPNDMLIVCKRFTTSKTQNTIHGVKSLGFRGEALSALSQSSYVTISSRTKHREKRTVMRYICCNPVMDDIAEENGPQGFTIKYENLFYNLETRHKSLSVSSSHEFNLCLELVQKYSIHFPDINFIFHKLGNISHEFTTCNDTKLGDLVTTDYDHEHFTGQERFPPNVAAAEYHEKYKDNVDEQSSLYLKKVKNSIKNIYGILVYNIVYPFVSNSFNKIYYNCKGLFSHPNQSSRTATFIIFINNRLVELPPLRRSILNIYNEISNNRYRRFVYLSLFLPYDRIDANVHPSKQRLLLEDQDDIIDDICLNFKNELSKLSSLNSSTVPDSTSYNVIQHITPAEAEVEAPPTKSEEDKKEKTYNKFKVRNDYRQTDISYFAAPVPLESNKVPVYIEDTPEVVTIENEDFVCDEEASCEKEESTELDAIPPVFSFTEMRDGATLGEMWIVNSIKEILRDIDEQRDVGFTNSILNSVLVGVADDRHILIQHDAELAMINIVKIAREAAFQSILWRIGNLPTLELDPPLPLVDLLAFAIAKRRGNADDVETYISEAKGLARQTIIDVLNAVFSFHIEDLEILCIPNVLSNYFPGPEFLPDVLLNIFSQKPADEKKFIVNVSYCIAEYYTVAPTQSVDPTSDHGSYLSRILLHAVQRFPDLSLSSRFVKIHECISGIG, encoded by the exons atggaggaagatgtGATAAGGCCTCTTCCAGCGGAAATCGCCCACAAAATAGCGGCTGGTGAGATTATTATCCGTCCATCAGCCGCGATTAAGGAGCTGATTGAGAACAGTATAGATGCAGGGTCTACACTCATACAGCTAAACATCGCTCCCAATCCTATGGACTCGTGCGAAGTCATAGACAATGGTTGTGGCATTAGTCCCAACGATATGTTGATCGTATGCAAGAGATTTACAACGTCAAAGACACAAAATACCATACACGGGGTGAAAAGTCTGGGATTCAGAGGTGAAGCGCTATCCGCATTGTCGCAGTCATCGTATGTAACAATATCTTCACGCACAAAACACCGGGAGAAGAGAACTGTTATGCGTTACATTTGCTGTAATCCTGTGATGGATGATATAGCGGAAGAAAATGGACCGCAAGGATTTACAATAAAGTATGAGAACTTGTTTTATAATTTGGAAACGAGGCATAAATCGCTCTCAGTTAGTTCCTCTCATGAATTCAACCTCTGCTTGGAGTTGGTGCAAAAGTATTCTATCCACTTTCCGGATATTAACTTTATATTTCACAAGCTGGGCAATATATCACATGAGTTTACAACATGCAATGACACGAAGCTGGGTGACCTTGTCACTACAGATTACGATCACGAGCATTTTACTGGCCAAGAACGGTTCCCACCAAACGTTGCAGCGGCTGAATATCATGAAAAATACAAGGACAATGTTGACGAACAAAGTTCTCTCTATTTAAAGAAAGTCAAGAACTCGATAAAGAATATCTATGGCATACTAGTGTACAATATTGTCTATCCCTTTGTCTCAAATTCGTTTAATAAAATCTACTACAACTGCAAGGGATTATTTTCTCACCCAAACCAATCCTCTAGAACGGCtacatttatcattttcatcaacaATCGTCTGGTCGAACTTCCTCCTCTGAGGAGATCCATTTTGAACATATACAACGAGATTAGCAACAATCGATATAGGAGATTTGTTTACCTATCATTATTTCTTCCATATGATAGAATAGATGCAAATGTTCATCCATCGAAACAGAGATTACTTTTGGAAGACCAAGATGATATAATTGACGATATCTGTCTAAATTTCAAG AATGAGCTTTCAAAACTTTCTTCTCTCAATTCTAGCACAGTACCAGATTCAACTTCATACAATGTCATACAACACATCACCCCTGCGGAAGCAGAAGTTGAAGCTCCTCCAACCAAATCTGAAGAG GacaaaaaagaaaaaacctacaacaaatttaaagtCAGAAACGATTATAGGCAAACAGACATTTCATACTTTGCGGCTCCTGTACCCTTGGAGTCTAATAAAGTACCAGTGTATATTGAAGACACACCCGAAGTTGTAACcatagagaatgaagacTTTGTCTGTGACGAAGAAGCTAGTtgtgaaaaggaagagagcACTGAATTAGATGCTATACCACCTGTTTTTAGTTTTACAGAAATGCGTGATGGCGCAACTTTGGGAGAAATGTGGATTGTAAATTCCATTAAAGA AATTTTAAGAGATATTGATGAACAGCGCGATGTGGGTTTCACAAATTCTATACTAAACTCCGTGCTGGTTGGAGTTGCAGATGATAGACATATACTAATACAACATGATGCTGAATTGGCAATGATTAACATTGTAAAAATCGCAAGAG AGGCGGCATTTCAATCGATTTTATGGCGTATCGGGAATTTGCCAACATTGGAACTGGACCCTCCACTACCTTTGGTAGATCTTTTAGCATTTGCAATCGCAAAACGCAGGGGGAATGCAGATGATGTAGAGACATACAT AAGTGAGGCCAAGGGACTTGCTCGTCAAACGATTATCGATGTACTAAACGCTGTATTTTCGTTTCACATTGAG GACCTTGAGATACTTTGCATACCAAATGTATTATCAAATTACTTTCCTGGCCCAGAATTTTTGCCAGATGTtcttttaaatatattttcccAGAAGCCTgctgatgaaaagaaaTTTATCGTAAACGTATCGTATTGTATCGCAGAATATTATACCGTGGCACCGACTCAAAGTGTCGATCCAAC AAGTGACCACGGAAGCTACCTATCCAGAATACTGCTGCATGCTGTGCAGAGATTCCCCGATCTTAGTCTTTCGTCACGGtttgtaaaaatacatGAATGTATATCGGGTATAGGTTGA